The DNA sequence GAAAGCGAAGATCAGAACTTGAATTTGCAGAGATAATGAAAGATGATGAACCAAGAAGCCCTAGGGGCGTTTACTTGCTTAAGAGGGTAGCAGAAGCTGTGATCCTGCACGGTCGCGATCAATATTCAAAAGTTACTCCTTCGCGCATCGTCCAACCATCAGTTGCCACGTATCAATCATGGGTACTTGGAATTTCCGAAAGTTTCCCTCGATCCCCGAACTTCAACGTATTTTGTTACTGCCCCCAAAACTTTTCAAAGTTTTGCACCTTTTACCAAATTTTGATCATTTCTTACACCATTGGATGCGTCATAAGACAGCCCCGTTTGGTCATTCAATCACATTTGCtttcaaaagaaattttcaatttcacttGAATTTAAAGGTGAAAATAATTCCCGTGTcattttttctatgaatttttaggtcatgaccgaaataaatacataaaataaTTTGGTGAGAATATTCTTTCAAtcatattttatttcaaaaggAATTTTTAAATCGAAGCCGTTGCGTTTCAATATCAACTAATGAGAACTTGCGAAAACCGCCCTCAATCCCTCAACTTCAACACATTTCGTTACCACCCCCAAAACTTTTCAAAGTTTGCGCCGTTTTACCCGACTTTGATCATTTCTTACACCAATTGATGCGTCGTAATTTAGACGGGCTCGTTTAGTTTTCTAATcacatttttgttttaaaaggAATTTACAAGTTCACTGAAGTTTGAAGGCGAAAATAGTTCTCGTGTAAttgtttctatatatttttgggttaataccatggaaaaccccaaaccggtacacttgtgacaaatttaccccaaattatttttttgaccacaaaaaaccccaaaccggtacacccgtgacaaatttaccctaaactggtacacatgtgacaaatttaccctccgttaattttcattaaatttaactatcaaattgttgatttagtgacatgtgatagttgacgggtataccaatatgggattttaaccctctatttagACAATGCCAATATTGAACAGGgggccggaaccggcccgttgaccgggcccacggttccgaccaggtttttaaaaaaaaaagagagagaagacccgcgaaaaagagttattgggcctaggaaccggcggttccgaaccggaaccgagcAGGCCCGGAACCAGcagttccaaacccggaaccggagccggaaccggctcttcaagggccggtttcggttccacctttttcgagaactggaaccggcggtttcgttGAACCTGCCATCTCTGGCTCTATTTGTtacgggtttatcaatttgagatgtTTCATAATATTAAATCAATTCAACGGgaggtgaatttgtcacatgtgtaccagtttagggtatttcgtggtcaaaataattagtttagggtaaatttgtcacaaatataccggtttaggatttttggtggtaaaaaaaatagtttggggtaaatttgtcacatatgtaccggtttggggtttttcgtggtcaaaaaaatagtttggggtaaatttgtcacgggtgtaccggtttagggtttttcatggtattaaccctatattTTTAGATCAAGATCGAAATAAATACGTAAGAGAATTTGGTGAGAATTCGCAACcattttggcaaaattcatgTTAAAAGAGAGTTTCAGCTCTCACCTACTATGACTtcttttcctgaaaaaaaaagaacatggaaACGACAAGGGTCTTTGCTTCGGTTACATTCCGATAAAAAACTAGAACACATGCATTATATTTGATCAAGTAGACAACTTTCGTCATTAGCTAATGAATGCTGCAAATTTGACTAGATTTCACCTCAGAGCAAAACCATCAAGAGCGGTACGAATAACGCAGCTACAGATTATATGTGCCGGACGATCCTCTCGGCATCTCGTGTTGTAGTGATCTCGCCGGGAAGAGATGCTTGCAGCGCGTGTCTGAACGTGATGAGCATGCAGTgttctctcatgccaatctttGCTCCTCTGGAGGTTCATTGTTATCGATGACCATCAGATCATCGGCATGGTGGAAGTTTATACATGACCCGTCTTTTGCCTCGTTGTGTACATCGAGATCACAGTCCTCGTCGCTGCTATAGATGTCGAAAATAGGACCTGAACGAAGCCGACCAGGGGCGCCGTCATTTCTAAGGGGGAAACTCTGTTCCTCCAGCTCATCGTGATGAGAAAATGACGAGTCTTCTGCATCCAGAGAGCTTCCTTCGATGCCGGTCTGGTGGTGGCCTAGGCCATCGAATCTGTCCATGTCGTCCACCAAGGAATCCAGGGATGTGACTGACGTCGCGCTAAGGAGCGGAGTGTGCTTGGCCTTGGCCCTCCTCTGCCATCCGTGCAGTGATGTCCTCACGCTTTCGGACATCACCGACTTCTTGAATTTTGAACCCATCTGCACCACAtgaccttgaatttcagaggtGTCACGCGAATAGGCTCAGGCTGATCACAGTtcagagagagggggggagagagagagacctgtgtAACAATGACATATAGAGGGAAAGTAATGAAGCTACACCAGAACTGAGAGACAACCCTGCAAATCTCCGCAAAATGTTTGCATGAATGAGCTAATATCTCAGGATAGATCATAAGAGGAAGTAGGAGGGGAACGAAGGAAAGACCCACCCGAATGTTAATCGGATCACCAGCAAGCTGCGATTATTCATGAAACAAGTAGTGTCCCTTATCTCCCACTGCGAATATAGATCGCGTCATTTCGGATAGTCGGTCAAATCAGCAAAATAGGAACCTCACAGGAACATGACAAGGCGCGTATTTTGTTCTGatgcaaaaatcaaaacttgTTGGATTCAAATTCCAAGATGACAATGCCATGTCTATTTGATTTCCCCAATCCCATGTCTTAATGACAAATGCTGAACATATTTGCATCAAGGAAACAGCGCGCTTAGAAAACTGTGCAGATGCACTTCAAGGGATGATAGCAGCAATCCAACAATGATCCAGCCAAGACCATTATAATGATTGATCTAAACGAGGCATAGTTGAGGTAAGTAGCACAGACAAAATGAATTAAGGCCAGTTCAGATAGCTCAACTAAGGTTATTTGTCGGCAAATTTACTGTGCCATTGGAAGAGTTGGCTCAATTACACGAAAGATTTCATCAGCGGCACCTAGAGAGGTAAGTCGAACTTAGCTTAATGCTGTCATACTTCCCTAGTTTACCTCAGATGCAATGCAACAAAGACATGTTTACAAACTACCTATGGCCAAGGTCAGTTTCTTACCAGGGACCAGATAAAAGTTGTCATCTCAAACGCATTCTGCAATATAAAGAAGGTTCCTTGAATGGATAGGCAATTAGGCATATAGTATAACCGCAGCAATCGATAGCTGACTTCCCTGATTGCTCACCTGGAAAGATATGAACTGTATCAACCATAAAAGAAGCTGCGGCTTCCCAAACCAGAAGAGCTCATCCCTCAGTTTAAATTGATGATCTTCCAGCTGGGGACGTGAATCCATGATTTCAACAGCCAACTTCACGACGACGTGGTGAAGCTTGGTACCAATCAGCAGGATCAACTtttgagagagatagagagaggaaacCGAAAGTTAGTCGCAATCGCGACATCTTAATTCTAAAAGCGCAAAGAAACATATCAACCAATAACATGACAGATTACGACTTACAATTGATGGAAGGAAGGAAAGCCAAAAATAGATGTTGCTTCCTGATGGAAAAATAGAATCTACATAAGAGTAGTCCATTAACATAAACCCACAACCAAATGACACATTGGAGGATCAGAATTAAACGACTGGTGTAAAATCTTTAACCCATCAGCAGCAGTCATGTTTCTCCTTTGAAAGTATAGCCACATGGTTAACTCCAACACTCCATCGGTAGCTCAACACTCCAGTAAAATGAACCAGCATACATCTCGCAAATCTTTCTAATAAAGCATCTAATGGCAGTTTGAGATAACTTCTTGAAATCCAAACCATCGCGAATTTGAAACAAGGTAATGTGTATGGATCATATCTCCATATGAAGAGACATAAATGCAGACATTTGATGCAGACATGACACTTCCCTAATACTGTCTCTGCAAAGAACCATACTAGCTGACGCCATAGAAATGAAAATACAACAGACAGGGGAAACATGTGTCAAATTGCCGAAACAAAATGTATCTTCTATTTTACCCTCCAGATCTAAAGAGCATTACCATGGAAGTCCAGGAATATGCAGAAGATGGCATATATCCAGAGAGGCACGCTGCAAAAGGAGCGCAAAACAAATGGCTGCATGAATAGCTGAAAAAGACGCCGAAACTTGTGACAGTTTCTGCGACCACAAGGGCAGCTGCCATATAGAATGAGAAAAAGTAGGAGTTGTGATCCCAAACTTCACATTTTGAAAGACTCCAGTTTTTATCATAACTAGTTTGTTTAAAACATTAGAATCAGTCATAATTCTTGGACATACAGATTCATGTGCACCCATATTAACTTTAGAGAAGCGAACTGGAAATTTGGCATCCGTTTGAGTTGTCTTGTTTCGTTCATCAGTATGCCAGAAACAAGCTTCTGTTCCTGCTATAACCTTTAATACGATGCGGAATAGACTCATAGGAGTAAATGCTTCACTTGCAATATTCAAGGTAGGGCAAGGAGATATTACCTAATGCCGACAACATCTCGAAATTCATCCTCCATGCTACGGAGCATATAGTTATGGAAGTCATATGATAGAGGGAGTTCATGAGTCTGTAACTCACAACACACAAAAAATGGAAGAGTAATCAAGAATTTATGACAATGGAATATATGATGCCCTGTTACTCCCCTATCAACGGCATTCTCCTTTAGTAAAAACAGTGTTATCTTAATCCAGAGGACTACATTTTCAGAAGCAGTCTCAATCTTTGCCACCAAAAGACAAAATCCTTCCACCATTTTCATGGTTAAATGTTGCTTAAATGGAGATTCTGTAACTTTTCTCCCCATCAATCAGCATATATAACTCAACTAGACAAAAAGCAAGTATAAGAGATGCATGTGATCATTCCATGTCCATTAATATAAATGAAAAAGTAGAAATCCTTCAAGAGAAATCACCGTGATGAAGCCCAAGCGCAATGCCATGTAGTCGGGCCTGTTTATCGAACTCCAGAATTGACGACTAAAGCAAAGCTGACAACAGTAGGGTTCCGTATCAGAGTTCATAAAAGGATTATCTTTTTGAAGCCTCGAATGAAAGTACAAATATGGGGGATCATACCAATCCCTACAGAAGCATAAGCTGGTATATAAGCCATAATTCTTAATTCTATATTAAATCAACATTAGAAAGCAAGAGAAGTTTGATTAGGATGCAGGTAAAGTATCTTCAAACATACAATTTTACTAGAGTTTCTTGCGAATAAAAAGTCTCGATTTGACTCTCCAGAAGTACGAGAAGTACAAGGGACGCATCTACTGTCTAATATGCTAATCAACATTGAGCCAAGTCACATGACTATCGGTAAAGATGCAAGGATTAGAATAATGTGACAATACCAGCCAAACCAGAAGCTTGTGTTGGCTCCATGGATGTGATGTGTGGTGAACAATGAAAGTAGATAGCCGCATCAATCTGATGTCTTTGGAAGCTTCTCCTGATAAATTTAGATAAGTTAAGAGCAAATTTCAGGAAAGGGTGACAAAGTGAAACTATGAAAGGACAAGATCAGCAAAACAGTCAACCGATATACAAAGTAAAGATAAGTGAAAACACGAGATAAGAAGACTTCATCTAAGCTGTTCAGAACCATCTGAATGACTAATATATTTGATTATAAAGGTTCTCACAAATACCAAAGGTATTGCCTACGACTCTATGAGTCTGCTTTAGTAATGGCACACATGAAAGATAAATCGGGACCTCTTAATCCCTGGATGGCCATTGTCTTTGCTTGGTTTTCCCATGTTTTCCAGCTATATATCTGAGTGACAAGTGACAACACAAGGGAAGCACATTGAGTTcattggaaaaacaaaactGTGTCGGTGATCTAGCATGATATACAACCTTAATCATAGCAAGCACGATTGCCGCAAAGCTGTAAGAAACATGGACAATTGCCAGGACAAACAAGAAACGGTGAAGCTGCTCAAGACTTTCGTATGAAGCAAAAGATTCATGACCCTGAAAAACAgttaaaaatgggttaaaaGGGTCTTGAATATTGTGTTGTATTCAGTATTCAGTCCTTTCAAATGAGCATCATTAGTGTACGTCAATGAATTTATATAGCTGATAGCAGAAAAATCTATTCATAAGCCGTTCAAGAAGCATAGAATAATTTAAAACATCTCGAAAATTGTCAGAATAAGAGCATATTGCCTGGGAAATGATAAGTGGCTACATTCTGCTTATTCCAGAGCCAGCCAAATATAACACCTGAAGCAAAACTGTTCAAACCGATTGGAAGTGATGCTTGGGAGATGACTTTCTTAAAAGGACCACCCATCAGTGACTAGAAAGGCAACAGACAATCTACCTGACCTTGAAGAAATTATAGTCTATCCAAGAAACATAGACATTGTATAATGGCTTACTGCTTACACTACATGTGGTAGTATGTAAATTACAATTCATGTCAACATAGTGAGTACTTGAAGAAGCATAACTGCAGCTAAGCATCTAAAAACACCCTAGCTTCACCCCCTAAAACAACTAGCATTGGCATTTGAAGTTGAACAGGTAGAGAGCTTACCTCAGGACAGAAATCATGCTTCCCAGCAATCACCTGTTCCTTCGAGTTATTCGGATAACCTGAATTCGGAAAGAGAATGTGGTCCCCGTTTCTAAAGTCACCTTCTCTTGCGCATGGATAAAACCGGCTGCTTAAGGCCGAGGATTTGATGCAAATTTTTGCTACGAATCTTATCCAATGACCCATCAGCAGAGACAGGAGCCCGAAAAGCATAAGCTCTGCCCGCAGATGATA is a window from the Rhodamnia argentea isolate NSW1041297 chromosome 8, ASM2092103v1, whole genome shotgun sequence genome containing:
- the LOC115744792 gene encoding MLO-like protein 4 isoform X2, yielding MSQRQWASLSCIGGFEFVFGDLKEREEGEFWVGVKMEGEGRSLAETPTYLVATVVSVLVALGFFFHGSLKRVGKGHESFASYESLEQLHRFLFVLAIVHVSYSFAAIVLAMIKIYSWKTWENQAKTMAIQGLRGEASKDIRLMRLSTFIVHHTSHPWSQHKLLVWLLCFSRQFWSSINRPDYMALRLGFITTHELPLSYDFHNYMLRSMEDEFRDVVGISVPLWIYAIFCIFLDFHGSNIYFWLSFLPSILILLIGTKLHHVVVKLAVEIMDSRPQLEDHQFKLRDELFWFGKPQLLLWLIQFISFQNAFEMTTFIWSLWEIRDTTCFMNNRSLLVIRLTFGVVSQFWCSFITFPLYVIVTQMGSKFKKSVMSESVRTSLHGWQRRAKAKHTPLLSATSVTSLDSLVDDMDRFDGLGHHQTGIEGSSLDAEDSSFSHHDELEEQSFPLRNDGAPGRLRSGPIFDIYSSDEDCDLDVHNEAKDGSCINFHHADDLMVIDNNEPPEEQRLA
- the LOC115744792 gene encoding MLO-like protein 4 isoform X1 — protein: MSQRQWASLSCIGGFEFVFGDLKEREEGEFWVGVKMEGEGRSLAETPTYLVATVVSVLVALGFFFHGSLKRVGKWLDKTKRKSLFAALEKIKEELMLFGLLSLLMGHWIRFVAKICIKSSALSSRFYPCAREGDFRNGDHILFPNSGYPNNSKEQVIAGKHDFCPEGHESFASYESLEQLHRFLFVLAIVHVSYSFAAIVLAMIKIYSWKTWENQAKTMAIQGLRGEASKDIRLMRLSTFIVHHTSHPWSQHKLLVWLLCFSRQFWSSINRPDYMALRLGFITTHELPLSYDFHNYMLRSMEDEFRDVVGISVPLWIYAIFCIFLDFHGSNIYFWLSFLPSILILLIGTKLHHVVVKLAVEIMDSRPQLEDHQFKLRDELFWFGKPQLLLWLIQFISFQNAFEMTTFIWSLWEIRDTTCFMNNRSLLVIRLTFGVVSQFWCSFITFPLYVIVTQMGSKFKKSVMSESVRTSLHGWQRRAKAKHTPLLSATSVTSLDSLVDDMDRFDGLGHHQTGIEGSSLDAEDSSFSHHDELEEQSFPLRNDGAPGRLRSGPIFDIYSSDEDCDLDVHNEAKDGSCINFHHADDLMVIDNNEPPEEQRLA